TTCTTGTCGTGAATTTACTTCTTGCCCATCGTGACCTTGATCATGCGGTCAGGATTGCTGACTTCGCCGTTCTGGCCTTCGCCCTTCTTGATCTTGTCTACGTTTTCCATGCCGGAGACAACCTTGCCGACGACCGTGTACTGGCCGTTCAGGAAGGAGCCGTCAGCGAACATGATGAAGAACTGCGAGTTGGCGGAATTCGGATCCTGGGCACGCGCCATGCCGACCGTACCGCGAACAAAGGGAGTCTTGGAGAATTCGGCCGGCAGGTCCGGCAGGTCGGAGCCGCCGGTGCCGGCCTGGCTCGCATCGAAGTTCTTTTCCATATTGCCATATTTCACGTCGCCGGTCTGGGCCATGAAGCCCGGGATGACACGGTGGAAGGCGACATTGTCATATTCGCCCTTCTTCACCAGCGCTTCGATCTGCGCCACATGCTTCGGCGCCACATCCGGCAGCAGCTGGATGACAACAGGGCCGCTCTTCAGCTGGATGGTGATGTAGTGATCGGCCGCCTGCGCAAAAGCGTCGCCCGCGAAGGAGGCGAGATAGAGCACGCCGGCAAATGCAAGATAGAAGAGTTTCATGTGAGCTCCGTTGCGGCGATGGACGCCTAGGCTTTGCGCTTGGATTTCAGGGCTTGCAAGACGGCCGCCGGCACGAAGGCGCTGACATCGCCGCCCATGGCCGCGATCTGGCGCACCAATGTGGCGGTAATGGGCCGCGAGGCCGTGCCTGCCGGCAGAAAGATAGTCTGTATATCAGGCGCCATCTGCCTGTTCATGCCGGCCATCTGCATTTCATAATCAAGATCAGTGCCGTCACGCAGGCCGCGGATCAGCAGGCTTGCGCCATGCGTGCGTGCAGCGTCGACGACGAGATTGTCGAAGGAGACGACATCGATATGCGTGCTCTTTTCCGGCAGCACCTCGGCCAGCGACGCGCGGATCAGCCCTGCCTTTTCCTCGAAGGAAAAAAGTGGTGCCTTCCCGGGGTGGATGCCGATCGCGACGATCACCTTTTCGGCGACGTTGAGCGCCTGGACCAGTACGTCAACGTGTCCATTGGTGATCGGGTCGAAGGACCCCGGATAGAAAGCTGTGGTCATATCGTCCGGCCGTTTGTTT
Above is a genomic segment from Rhizobium viscosum containing:
- a CDS encoding peptidylprolyl isomerase, which codes for MKLFYLAFAGVLYLASFAGDAFAQAADHYITIQLKSGPVVIQLLPDVAPKHVAQIEALVKKGEYDNVAFHRVIPGFMAQTGDVKYGNMEKNFDASQAGTGGSDLPDLPAEFSKTPFVRGTVGMARAQDPNSANSQFFIMFADGSFLNGQYTVVGKVVSGMENVDKIKKGEGQNGEVSNPDRMIKVTMGKK
- the coaD gene encoding pantetheine-phosphate adenylyltransferase, encoding MTTAFYPGSFDPITNGHVDVLVQALNVAEKVIVAIGIHPGKAPLFSFEEKAGLIRASLAEVLPEKSTHIDVVSFDNLVVDAARTHGASLLIRGLRDGTDLDYEMQMAGMNRQMAPDIQTIFLPAGTASRPITATLVRQIAAMGGDVSAFVPAAVLQALKSKRKA